TCACACAGACCTGCATAGATACAAAGTCATCAAGAAATTAACTGTCCACCAAAGAAGGAGAGGACATTTTACATTGCTTATCCCCAATTACCTCCGTCATAGACAGCATGTGCTTTGGCCTCCATAAAGCCTCTCTGGTGCCAAGTGGGCAACatctaatatttttttctatcgTACAACAGCCAAACCACTTGTTTACAAGCTGGGCTACTGAACACACTTTGATTCCCCAAATAGTATGTAtagcatttgcatttttatataaaaaaaaaaactaaaataaaaaaaaaaacactaagctGTATCCCTCACACCAGGTACACCGACGTGAAGTCACAGAAATTCCTTCCCTAGTTAACCATTCAGTTAACACGCATAAAACAAGCAGCCTGCATCTCATTGCAGATTCTAGCCACCGTCTATCACTGAGACTTGTGGAGGTTTCGGCTTGCACACCCAACAACGCATGTGACCCTCGACCTTTAGGTCTGCAGAGTCTGCAGTCATGGCTCCACAGAAGGCATCTATCACCTACAGGGCCTCACAGCAGATTCCCAAATGTTTAGGAGGGGGAAACAAGCTCTTCCCTTTTGAAAACACAGTAATGTTACAACAAACTACCTATGACTAAGCCACCACACAATATTGTCACTTATTTTGATATGCTCCTCCCGTGAAGCACCTAGCTTTTTTCTCTCTTCTGCACGGATGTGAGAACTCTAGCGAGGGAGTGTCTTCCTGCATTCTGATGGCAGCCTTTCAACCGAGAAACTGACGCAACGAGAGAAGCTATGGTTTTAACATATGTAAAAACTGATTCCGTTTCCCCTATATGAGGTTTCAGTTTAAGTCGCTCCCTCAGTTAGAGCCACTGGGTTCTGTCTGATGCTTCTGCAACTCACCGATACGTCAGACGTCCGAGTAACAGTCTGACCAGCTTGaagatttgtttaaaatactGCAGAGACATACGGTTCCTTCCAAGGTGGAAAGAATAGAAAGAAATAAGAAAGTGAAAAAGGAGTGGGAAACTGCACTTAACTCCTGCAACATATCTCCAGGACAGCAATGTCATTCACTGATCAGAACAACAATCTGAGATCTGGCTGTTGTGTCTCACTGGTGTGCAGAGTGTTGTTGCAGTGTGCTCTATAACTGTTACCAAAGatcaggaaaaacaaaaaaagacctaaaaataaaataaaccaagCATCAACCCAACATTTCCACTGTGTGTTGGTCTTTACTCTCCAGCCAATCAAAGTTAACAGAGTTCTCAGTGCAGATCTGCTGAAAAAGGGGATCGTTTTTCAGTTCCTCCAGTGTAGAATCTTCATACTGTCCCTGCTGCTGACTGGGGTCAAAAAGTAAATTAGTGTCCAGGTCATTGATGCTACTGGAGAGTTCAGAGGTCAATCTGATATCACTAGAGAAATCAGATGCCACAGAAGTGAGTTCAGAGACCATCTGCCCCGTCAGCTGGGAACCAGGGTTCAATGCATCATCCCCTAGAAGGTCCTTGACAGTGCTGTCAAAATCCAGAGGCTGCTGGCTTTCAGATGTGGCCTCTAGCTGGGTTTGCTCATTTTGcagaggctgcccctgttgcagTTCTGGTTGCTGCTCTTCAGGACTCACTTGTGCCTGGCTACCTCTGGAGTATAAGCTCATCTGTTCGTTCCTGGCGTTCTTCATGAGGTAACTAGGCTTCTGGAACTGGCTGGGATTGTGGTTGGCATTCGTGTTGAGGAGGCTCTGATGGCCAGTGCCACCTTGGAAAGTGCTGGTGGTCTCCAGGATCTGGGTGAGGTTCATACGGGCTGTATAGTTGGAAGGCATGTTGTTGACACCCAAACCCCGGACAGCATCATCGCCATCAGGATCCATCTTGCTCAGCAGCACGCTTGTGATCTTCGTGCTGTTGTTAGTGGTCTGCACTGGCAGCATCTCAGTCTGCATCATCACATTAAGTGGGACCGACTGGCTCCTCTGGGCCATGTTACTACTGTCCATGTTTGGGCAGCTGTTAGCAAAAATGTTGAGCACCTCAGGGGTCACAGGTGAGTTGAACTGGGAGAGCATGGAGCCAGAGATGCTGGTGTGGACCGTGCTCCCGCTCATATTCCGCTGCCGTACCGCCGGGCTCACACTTCGACAGCGGAAGGTGCCACCGGCTGATGACACCATGACTTTGTTATCCAGAGGAGCAGGAACTGCGAAGCCTTCCTCCTTTGTCACAACAGTGGCCTGTTGCTGAACCGGGGAAACAGGTGTCAGACGGCCAAAGTTGGTATCATGCCTGGCTTGTGATTGATGTGACTGGCCAGGGATGGCAAAGGCGTGCGGTTTACGGAACTGGTCCTCCACCAAGTTCTGGTAGTTTGAGAGGATGCTGATGCCATTGTTGGAGATGGCTGAGGTACCTCCATCACTGTTATACCCGTTATTGATCCACTCCAGCTTGGCCTTGTCGGGGTGAGTAGCCGTGGGCCTCTGCATTGGCTTGCGCGGACTGCTTGAAACGATACTGGCATTGTGGTAGCCGATAATACTGGAGTTAATGGGTGTGAAGGCGAAGGGATTCCGACAGGAATCCACTGGACTTGGGGGGACACTAGTGCTGCAGTTCGAGTGTGGGGTGCCGACAGGGGTGTGCCGATTACTGCCCAGAGCCCCATCCACGGGAGTGGCGGGTGCCAGCCGAGAACAAGGGCTCTCCCGGGTCAAGCCAGGCCCCGCTGCCATCATCTCCGACGTAGGAGTCGGTGTAGGTGTGAGGGTGGGAGTGGTGCTGCTGTGAAGAGAGTGATAAAAAGCAACGTCCGTCTGatgacaggacaggacaggacccGGCCCTGCTGCTGACTGGCTCTGCAGAGATGCATCGACACAGCTGCCATACGACCGCAGGCTGTTCAGCTTCATCTGCTCCTCCATCTGTACTAGCTCTTCCACAATGCTGTCCTGGGTCATGTCATCATCATTGAATGGGAAATAATCCACACTGGGCTGGTGCCCAGTAAATTCAACATCCGGGTGGAGTGTCAGCTCATTTGAGGGAGGGGCCTGGGGCTCCATGGGCAGCTGGCCCATCACTGGTGTAGACCTATGGTCCAGCATCTGATGCACAAAAGCCTGCTGCTGAAGACAACCCAGCCGTCCTTCTTCCCAAATGGGGTTCTTCAACTCATCCATGATGGAGGTGTCTGTTAAGGCCAAACTGGTTTGCATGGCTGATGAACTACTGGCAATTTCTTTCAACAGTGCTTGACTGGAGGTGCTGGCAATGGCTCTGGGAGTAAGGCCACTGTCCTCGCTCTTCGAAGGCAGCCCTTCCCCTCTCAGCTGCGGGCTGGCCTGCAGTTTTGCAACAGTCTGGAAGATGCTGGGATTTCCAAGGGGCGAATCAGAGCGAGCGAGAATTCGAGTCGGTACAGTGGAGTTCAGTTTCACAGTCACTTTACAAGTGGTTGTTGCTGGTGCACTTTCAGGCCTGGCGGGGGTCCCTGGCTGGGGGGCCATCTTTGATGCATCACTGGGGCTTTCGGCACCACTCGCAGGGTGCTGGGTAATAAACACTTTTTTTACTGGCATTGATTCCAAACCAGCACCCGAGCGCTTCCTCAGACTCCTGGACCCTAAAGAGCTCTCCTTGGGTGACGTGGCAGTGGTGTTGGGGTGGGACGACAGAGCAATGGTGGTGTTCTGGCTTGAGATCGTTAGATATAAAGCATTTTCGCTTTTGTTACTGTTGGTATTGCTGCTGGCAGAAGCTGCCGCAGTGTTGGCACTGAAGGGAAACTTTTCACCACATGAGGTTCTGCCTGCCCCATCAGGCCCCAGAGCTCCCTTGCTGTAGGGTGTGGGTTCACTGGCAGCCCTTCGCTTAGCACCCCTCACACCCTCCGGATCACCGGCTGCTTCCTGAGTTGTGTTCAGCTGTTCGGCAATAGGGGCCCGGTTATCATCAGTTATGGCTTCAAGCTCCATCTTGACACTGGTGCTGGAGGTGGCGGCAGTGGGCAAACATGCAGTCTTTGTTGCGACAGGGGACCGCAAGGGGCTCTGCTGGCTGCTGTTGTGGGTCTGCAGGGGCTGGCGCTGCTCTTCCACCAGCCCGGTGCTGGTCACACCCGTCAAAACAGGCCGCAAGGTTGTTCCGCCAGGGCCGCTGCTGGCCGGCAGGGATATGGCCGTCATCTTCACCACATTGACGGGGGCCACGTGTGACGTGGGCACCACAGTTTTAATGGGGCTGTTGGTGATAAGCAGCGTCGGGGGGGAGCGCAGCGTCAGGGCACTGGCGGCAGAGGGCTTGGGGAGGATCTGGGGATAGCGGGAGCGGTTTGGAATGCGCTCACACACAGGGCTGCCGGAAACACTCGAGGACGCCTTGGCAGTCTGCTTTACTGGCTGGATGGGCTGGGAAACCACATGAAAGTTCATGGGCACAACTTTGTTCTCTGCTGCACCCATGGGGCTGGGAGAGGTCAGCTGTTTGGTCCTTGGTCCCTACATGGAAAGGGAGTGAAAAAGCCACGAGCATTTAGATAGGTTGCGAGAACAAACCAAGAAGAACAATATACCCAGGCTTTTGGACATTCATATGTATGAGGTTCTAGTTTGTATATAAAGTGTTGAGCATTTACAGGTACGTCCATGGGCTGCTGTGCAGCGCTTGCTTGATGCTCCGTATGACTTACCGTGATTGGACTAGGAACAGCAGCCACAACGATGCCGATGGTTGGCTGTGGGGAGAGCAGGGCGGGGCTTCCGCAGGAAATGCTGGGCCCCACGCAGGGTATGCCAGCCTCTGCCCTCCGAGCCTGGGTTGGGGTCGGGGTTTGCCCATCTCCCGGCAGCGGCGAGTGCAGCTTCTGCTCCTGCTGCTTCTTCTGGATCTTacgctgcagctgctgcttggCATCAACGGTGGGGGAGGGCAAGGTCTTTGCCTGGGGCTGGAAGGACCTGCTATCATCTACTGGCACGAAGGGACAGGACTCCACTGACGTCTTCATCCCACCTGGGGGCAGCAAATTAGGGGAAGATACAGCACTGAAATCCTGCATGAAGAAGAATTACATTTACTCAGCCAGAAAAAAGCATGCTTAGGAACAGTAAAAAccgaaaaaggagaagaaaaagaataaaaaaaatgttttaattcttTTCACAGCTAATAGCACCAGATGAGAGACCCCAGTTAAAAGCCACCTGTGACCCCGAGAGGAGAAAACAAGGGGAGACTCTCGCTGGACTTCTTCATGGACGACTGCAATGAAACACTAAATCCCTACACTGGAATTCATTGTccatctgaagctaagcaggtttgggcctggccagtatTTGGATGGGAAACCGACAAGGAAAGCTAGATTGCTGCTGGGAGAGGtgctggtgtggccagcaggtcggcccatcctgtggtctgtgcgggtcccaatgccccagtgcagtgacggggacactgtgccGTAAAAATGGTGCCACCCTTCGATGAGATATAAAACTGAgatcctgactctctgaggtcaaaAAAGGTCCCTGAGCATCTGCTTGAAATAGTAGGGGTGGTACTCCGttgtcctggctaaaattgcccactgtggccctttcaaatctggcctcctaatcatctcCTAAGGTAACCATTCATTCATACAAGGTAACCCAGACTCCCCCTACAAACCGGCCTAAAATAATGCCAGTTTATTCTCTACCAGACCTCTACTCAGAAAGAGCCCGACCCATACCTGTGGATGTCCCCGTCATGAGTGTGAGGGCCGCCATGGACTTGGTGCTGATGTATTGGCTGTTGAGAAGGTAGCGGGCCAAGTCCTCCACGCAGTCAAACGATTGGCTCAGGACTTTCTGGGCCCACTCACACACCAGGCCACAGGCCGCCAGGCGTACCTCATCCTCAGCACTAGAGGGCACCCCCGAGGACTCCAGCACCTCACACTGACAAAGACAGCCAATCAGGATACCAATGCTGCCTCCACCAGCCAATGAGAGCAGTGACACCCTCCTCCCAATACTTCCTACGTGACAAACACTTCAATCAGAAGCTGTTCAGCTTTCTAACCTAGGCTGATCTTAAGTTCTACCACAAAACACAGATTCTGGATTCCAAAAGCCATTATTGAAGAGGACCTGAGTGGGACATCTGACCTTTACAAGGCAGCGCTGGTTGAAAGCCAGGGCATAGAGTTAATTTAGCAAGAGCAGCTTTACTGCAGTCTGGCACAACATGACCCTGACTTGTTGCGTTCAACGTACTACCAGGGCTAGATGATCAAGTATCATGAGCCGTTGCTCTCAGGTACGCAAAGAGCAGCACATGCTTTTCTTTAGTGGGGACAGAAGCCAGAAAATTATAACTTACCCCATCGCTTGTTTTATGCACATCCAGGTTGGGCAGAGATGGCACATGGACCATGGCTTTTTTCCTCAATCCACTATAGCAGTATGTATGATGTAGTTAAGGACCCGCACACCATGCTGAAGTTCTGAAACACGAAACTTCCCGTTTAGGATTTCAAAGCACACCCAAAGAACTTGTACAGGTCATACTCAAGTAGTCACAGGAAGTCTGCTTtctccaagaaaaaaaaaacgaatagAAAATTTTAGCATGGTGCTATTCCAGAGACAGCCACTTCTttatgacctttgacctttgttaAAGGGCTGCCCCACTGGTTTAGGGGTGCCACAGTCAGTTAGCGAAAAGAGAAGCCAGGATGAGGGAGGGGTATTTCTCAGCAACAGGGGAAGCAGGGTGTTGGTGTCCGTCACCAAACCCTCCGGCCACAGTGCCTGGGGGCTCTTTTCATAAATGTTCCTCCCATCTGAGTATCGCACAACACAGCTGAAGAAACCATCACTGCATGGTTTCCGTGGTGGCGAGATCTCTGCAGCGAGACCTCAGAGGAACACGTGAGCACATTTAGACCAGTCGCTGATTCAGGCACAAACACTGGACACACTGGACCACGCACATCACAGCAGCTGGGCATGGTGCGAGTCACTGGCAATGGCTGATGGGTTCAAAACTGATCCTAAATGGCAGCTTAATGCATGCCAGTTCTGAACATGTGACCATAGGGCACTGTTACCTGGTCTGTGTGCCATGACAGAAGTAACTTCAATATACTTAGGCTGAAACCCTGAATTTACTGTGCTAAGTAAAAGATTATATACAACAAAAGTAGCACTACTTATAATCTGCAGTAAGGATTAGTATAGAACCAAGTAAGGATTAGTATAGATTAGTATAGAACCAGCTAAATAAAAGTAAAGCACTACAGTCGACCTTCTGCATTATGATTTTCCCAACTGCGGTTTTGATATATTGTGGGGTCGGCATAAGAAATCAAATGGGAGTTTTTGGGAAAGCCACAGACGACACGCAATAAGTTTAGTAACTCataaatgcattaaatataCTAGAGTGCTGGTTTGGAGGATGCCATGCGCGTTTACGGAAGCCTCTCACGCGATATCTCACAGTGATCTTTATATCTTGCATTTCTCATATATTTTCACCTCACTACACTCCACTTGCATGCTCGCTTCACTCGCCAAGGAAAGTAAGGAGACCAAAAAGGTTTACACAATTTTTCCAGATTGCGGTGGGTCTGTattcccattttttttcttaaccaTGAATAATGATCCCTTTCATGTCTCTAAGTCAATAGCGGAGAAGCCCTATTTGCACACACATCAGTactgctttctttctttctggaCAGCTGCAAGCATTTCCAAAACATTTTTGAGACTGAAATTACAGCGAGTGGTAAGACAATAGACATCCACACTGACAGGCAGTGGCCAGCATCTCATAAGCCCCTGATCACCATGAACCACAAATCAGGATAAAGGATATTTGGATTTGCCTCTCATGCCAAGCCGTCGCGCCTTCATATTAGGAAAGACGTTTTTCATGATCTTCCCAAAGTCGGCAGCACTGAGAGGATGGTAGCCGAGATTGTCACAGTAACTTCTGCAAGAGAGGACAGTAAAATACGAGTCACTTTGCCACCAGATCACGCTCAGCATTTCAGTTTGGACTGTTAACAGATTGTTAGCAGAATGTTAAATGTCTCAGGAGTTCAGCTCGAAGGCTTCCTAAAAGTAGATCCCATGCCAGTTACAATTCATCAGTGGACAGGCATCTTGTGAAAGTTGTGGTTTAGCAGGTTTCAACCCGATTCAACCCGATCTGTGATGAAGAAGAGCGACAGGTCCTCCCCCGGCCAGTCCTCACTTGTACTCATCATAGACCTCCTGCTTGGGGAGGGAGGTGTCTGGATGCTCCTCTAAGTGATTCTGGATCCAGTTGAAGGCGTGTGTCTGCTGCGTGCGGCTGGACAACAAGGAGGTCTGCTCGCTGGAGGAAGATAAGGGCATGAGCGAGCAAGCGAGCAAAGCGACAGGCTGAATACCGCAGCAAACCAGGGATATTTAACAACATCACACTGAAAGGAgatgggtgggggaggggcaggcagaggtggagattcTCACATCCATGATGACGGGAGTTTGGGGAAAAGGCCAAGACAGACGGCGGCAATTCATGGGATATTTACCACTTGTCACTGCCATTGCTGGGACCAGAAGGCAACTTCAGGTAGAGGTAGAGTTTTTCAATGTCTGTAAACTTCTCAACATCTTGCTGTAAAGACAAAATGCAATTTTCTTAAGCACAAGTTTTAGTTGTTTATAATCTGCAGagggacttgggggggggggtacatttAGAGCAAGAAGAATTCATACCCTGCTCTGTAATCACAGGGGGCCAATGTGGATTTTATGTACGGAGACAATGTCACCACTGACAAATGACAGGTGGGCGGGACTCCATAACCACTAACACCATCTGCTCCATCAGCGTTAATAAGGTGGGGGCGAAGGATGAATGAGTTTTAATTCGACACCCACCTCAATCATACAATGCAATGCATGTTTATCTGAGGTTTCCCGACCCCTGACACCCTCCCTCACTTCTCTGATTCAATTACAACCCTGCTCTCTGAAGGACTCCTCCAAAAGCATGTCTTTAATACACCTCAAAAATCTGACCAATCAGCTGTCCTGTTCTCTCATTGCCTAGCAAGTGATCTCTTGCGCAGTTTGCTAAGTGTTTGTCTTGGTATAGATCTTCACATCAATGAGTGTAGGATTTCACAGAGTCATTAATGACATGGGAATTAACAAGTCTCCAGAGATCCATGGAGCCAAAACTGCCATCTTGGGCACAGTGTAGTTAACGCACAAGCTCTGTGTTTAGATGTTACTCTGATGTCGGTCAGAGAGAAACACCAGCAAAAAATGAGAGAAGATTCCCAACATAAAGCAGCAGTAGTTCAGTGGTTAAGGAGCCAAGATTGCTACCCAAAGTTCAGAAGGACCCACTTGGTGTACTTTTTCAAAAAGGCTATTAGCCAATGTTTAATTGTATAAAACTGCGCAACAGTTTGGAAGCAATTCTAATTCATAAatttaaaacactgaaaaaagGGAAATATGACTATTCATATTGCAACTGTccaggagagagagacgggcaggcgggcaggatggggggcaggagagagagacgggcaggcaggcagggtggggggcaggagagagagacgggcaggcaggcaggtggggggcaggagagagagacgggcaggcgggcaggtggggggcaggagagagagacgggcaggtgggcagggtggggggcaggagagagagacgggcaggtgggcagggtggggggcaggagagaGACGGGCAggtgggcagggtggggggcaggagagagagacgggCAGGTGGgtagggtggggggcaggagagagagatgggcaggtgggcagggtggggggcaggagagagagacgggcagacgggcaggcgggcagggtggggggcaggagagagagacgggcaggcgggcagggtggggggcaggagagagagacgggcaggcgggcagggtggggggcaggagagagagacgggcaagcgggcagggtggggggcaggagagagagacgggcaggtgggcagggtggggggcaggaaaGAGAGACGTGCAggtgggcagggtggggggcaggagagagagacgggcaggcggggggcaggagagagagacgggcaggtggggggcaggagagcgagacgggcaggtgggcagggtggggggcaggagagagagacgggcaggtgggcagggtgggggggcaggagagagacaggcaggtgggcagggtggggggcaggagagagagacgggcaggtgggcagggtggggggcaggagagagagacgggcaggtgggcagggtggggggcaggagagagagacgggcaggtgggcagggtggggggcaggagagagagacgggcaggcgggcagggtggggggcaggagagagagacgggcaggtgggcagggtggggggcaggagagaaAGAAATGGGCAAACAGATAGTGGGGTGGACAGGGAGATAGGCAGGTGGGcgggggaggaggagagagCAAGGGGGTGAGGGAGGGGGACAGAAAGGCTGGAACACATCAACAGCTGATGCAGAAGAGGCACTGTGGCAGCAGACATTCCTTCCCCCCACACAGGTCTGAGGTAAGTCTGAACCTACACCTCAGTGTAGCAGTTTAGTTATTGGCCAAATTTAAGAAATGTAAGCAAACTAAAAAATCGCCTTCAAACATCAAAGATAAAGATGGGTGGAGGTGCTGGGTTAGCGCTcaaagggggaggggctttACAACCAAAGGGAGATTCAAGAGTGGTGGCGGCCACTGATGCCACATAGGAGCCTGTCAGGGGATGGGGGTCATTCACAATTCCTCAGCCCAACTAATGTCACGTTACAGTCCCCCGCCTGGGGTTGAAAGCCTAACCAGTGCTGGGCAATGTGGTTCTGATCAATCAGTGGAGCAAAACCTCCCTTAGCAAGAGAGAGCACCCTGCAAGCCGCGTCCGGTAAAACACTCAACATCCAAAGTTCTAGGGTACCTGGGGTGGATACAGGGACAGCGAGAAATGGACAGGCCTCGGCCATGTGAGCGCACAACTGGTTTCAAAGTTACACGTACAAAAGAAAAGAGTCAACAAAAGCCACAACATCCGCAGTTAGAGCAGACAGGTCGCAGACCATACCCCCGCCTCAGTCTCTGACTTCCTCATCGACCCCCACGGACACTGCGCGGCTGTTTAAAGAGGCAGTCACATCAGACTGTCCTGAACGATGTGGGAtggcagaaagagagagagacaaaagAAAGAAGACAGGAATAACAGTGTAATGATCCTCTGTTCATTCCTCAATGAAAAGGGAAGTCTGAGCAAATGTCACAGGACAACTCAGGACAAATGGCTGAAAAGAGGACAGACGGATAGATaccgaaaaacacacacacacggctccATAAGGTCCCCAACCAAACACGACTGTAAATGTCATTAAGAAATGGCAGCAGCcgcaataaacaaacagaaaaaagggAAGGGGCCATTTAAAGGTGCAGACGCTGCAGGATGGCTGGCAGAAACAgctacatttatatttacttaGCACAGACTTTCGTCCAAAGCAAGATAACGGATACATTAGCTGGTGACGGGATAAATATAGTGACACACACTATATTAGCAACACATTGCTGTTCACGATCAATCGTAAAAGCATTCACTAGAAGTTCACTAGAAGTGACACTGTATCGATACAGGAATCAGGGAAAAACAAAGTAGGCCTTTTACTAATAAGGCTCACGTGATGGTACCATAAATTATAAAAGGGTGAAATGAAGTTTTCGACCAGAGAATACTGGCGTATACGCAGAAAAAGAGGATTAAGGGTAACATGAGAACCACCCCCACCTGATCACGTTCATTATCACAGGAGTTTAATGAGGCGTTCTTCACTCACCAAAATGTTGTCCACTTTTGATTGTACAGATTTGCTGGGGAGAGGAAGGAGAGACAAGTTAGTGGAAAGGTAACCTGAGAAATGGGGTTTAAGcacatttattaataaatggagaaaatgtgatgcaTGCATCTCCCCCCACTTCCAGGACATGACCAGTATACCCTGAGGCCTGAGGCACCCCCCAAGcccattaataaaaataaaaacggTGACATTAATAGCCCTCCACCGGCACCGAGAAAGATTTCCCATGACTTTCTTGTAAAGCGAAAGTTAGCAAAGGGTCCCGGAGTCACAAAGCTccctcacagacagacagacaaggcacAGCAGGCCAGtcttcagacagacagacagacagacaaggcacAGCAGGCCAGTCTTCAGACAGACAAGGCACAGCAGGCCAGtcttcagacagacagacaaggtacAGCAAACCTgccttcagacagacagacagacaaggtacaacaaacctgccttcagacagacagacaaggtacAGCAATCCTgccttcagacagacagacaaggtacagcaggccagccttcagacagacagacaaggtacAGCAGGCGAgccttcagacagacagacaaggtacagcaggccagccttcagacagacagacaaggtacagcaggccagccttcagacagacagataaggtacagcaggccagccttcagacagacagataagGTACAGCAAACCTgccttcagacagacagacaaggtacagcaggccagccttcagacagacagacaaggtacagcaggccagccttcagacagacagacaaggtacagcaggccagccttcagacagacagataagGTACAGCAAACCTgccttcagacagacagacaaggtacAGCAAACCTgccttcagacagacagacaaggtacagcaggccagccttcagacagacagacaaggtacagcaggccagccttcagacagacagacaaggtacAGCAAACCTgccttcagacagacagacaaggtacagcaggccagccttcagacagaca
The Paramormyrops kingsleyae isolate MSU_618 chromosome 13, PKINGS_0.4, whole genome shotgun sequence DNA segment above includes these coding regions:
- the LOC111846690 gene encoding DNA-binding protein RFX7-like isoform X1 encodes the protein MAENQQKNPQPGTSSLPSPLHGLHGVEAGALRHRIKASICKSVQSKVDNILQDVEKFTDIEKLYLYLKLPSGPSNGSDKCEQTSLLSSRTQQTHAFNWIQNHLEEHPDTSLPKQEVYDEYKSYCDNLGYHPLSAADFGKIMKNVFPNMKARRLGMRGKSKYCYSGLRKKAMVHVPSLPNLDVHKTSDGCEVLESSGVPSSAEDEVRLAACGLVCEWAQKVLSQSFDCVEDLARYLLNSQYISTKSMAALTLMTGTSTGGMKTSVESCPFVPVDDSRSFQPQAKTLPSPTVDAKQQLQRKIQKKQQEQKLHSPLPGDGQTPTPTQARRAEAGIPCVGPSISCGSPALLSPQPTIGIVVAAVPSPITGPRTKQLTSPSPMGAAENKVVPMNFHVVSQPIQPVKQTAKASSSVSGSPVCERIPNRSRYPQILPKPSAASALTLRSPPTLLITNSPIKTVVPTSHVAPVNVVKMTAISLPASSGPGGTTLRPVLTGVTSTGLVEEQRQPLQTHNSSQQSPLRSPVATKTACLPTAATSSTSVKMELEAITDDNRAPIAEQLNTTQEAAGDPEGVRGAKRRAASEPTPYSKGALGPDGAGRTSCGEKFPFSANTAAASASSNTNSNKSENALYLTISSQNTTIALSSHPNTTATSPKESSLGSRSLRKRSGAGLESMPVKKVFITQHPASGAESPSDASKMAPQPGTPARPESAPATTTCKVTVKLNSTVPTRILARSDSPLGNPSIFQTVAKLQASPQLRGEGLPSKSEDSGLTPRAIASTSSQALLKEIASSSSAMQTSLALTDTSIMDELKNPIWEEGRLGCLQQQAFVHQMLDHRSTPVMGQLPMEPQAPPSNELTLHPDVEFTGHQPSVDYFPFNDDDMTQDSIVEELVQMEEQMKLNSLRSYGSCVDASLQSQSAAGPGPVLSCHQTDVAFYHSLHSSTTPTLTPTPTPTSEMMAAGPGLTRESPCSRLAPATPVDGALGSNRHTPVGTPHSNCSTSVPPSPVDSCRNPFAFTPINSSIIGYHNASIVSSSPRKPMQRPTATHPDKAKLEWINNGYNSDGGTSAISNNGISILSNYQNLVEDQFRKPHAFAIPGQSHQSQARHDTNFGRLTPVSPVQQQATVVTKEEGFAVPAPLDNKVMVSSAGGTFRCRSVSPAVRQRNMSGSTVHTSISGSMLSQFNSPVTPEVLNIFANSCPNMDSSNMAQRSQSVPLNVMMQTEMLPVQTTNNSTKITSVLLSKMDPDGDDAVRGLGVNNMPSNYTARMNLTQILETTSTFQGGTGHQSLLNTNANHNPSQFQKPSYLMKNARNEQMSLYSRGSQAQVSPEEQQPELQQGQPLQNEQTQLEATSESQQPLDFDSTVKDLLGDDALNPGSQLTGQMVSELTSVASDFSSDIRLTSELSSSINDLDTNLLFDPSQQQGQYEDSTLEELKNDPLFQQICTENSVNFDWLESKDQHTVEMLG
- the LOC111846690 gene encoding DNA-binding protein RFX7-like isoform X2 produces the protein MKTSVESCPFVPVDDSRSFQPQAKTLPSPTVDAKQQLQRKIQKKQQEQKLHSPLPGDGQTPTPTQARRAEAGIPCVGPSISCGSPALLSPQPTIGIVVAAVPSPITGPRTKQLTSPSPMGAAENKVVPMNFHVVSQPIQPVKQTAKASSSVSGSPVCERIPNRSRYPQILPKPSAASALTLRSPPTLLITNSPIKTVVPTSHVAPVNVVKMTAISLPASSGPGGTTLRPVLTGVTSTGLVEEQRQPLQTHNSSQQSPLRSPVATKTACLPTAATSSTSVKMELEAITDDNRAPIAEQLNTTQEAAGDPEGVRGAKRRAASEPTPYSKGALGPDGAGRTSCGEKFPFSANTAAASASSNTNSNKSENALYLTISSQNTTIALSSHPNTTATSPKESSLGSRSLRKRSGAGLESMPVKKVFITQHPASGAESPSDASKMAPQPGTPARPESAPATTTCKVTVKLNSTVPTRILARSDSPLGNPSIFQTVAKLQASPQLRGEGLPSKSEDSGLTPRAIASTSSQALLKEIASSSSAMQTSLALTDTSIMDELKNPIWEEGRLGCLQQQAFVHQMLDHRSTPVMGQLPMEPQAPPSNELTLHPDVEFTGHQPSVDYFPFNDDDMTQDSIVEELVQMEEQMKLNSLRSYGSCVDASLQSQSAAGPGPVLSCHQTDVAFYHSLHSSTTPTLTPTPTPTSEMMAAGPGLTRESPCSRLAPATPVDGALGSNRHTPVGTPHSNCSTSVPPSPVDSCRNPFAFTPINSSIIGYHNASIVSSSPRKPMQRPTATHPDKAKLEWINNGYNSDGGTSAISNNGISILSNYQNLVEDQFRKPHAFAIPGQSHQSQARHDTNFGRLTPVSPVQQQATVVTKEEGFAVPAPLDNKVMVSSAGGTFRCRSVSPAVRQRNMSGSTVHTSISGSMLSQFNSPVTPEVLNIFANSCPNMDSSNMAQRSQSVPLNVMMQTEMLPVQTTNNSTKITSVLLSKMDPDGDDAVRGLGVNNMPSNYTARMNLTQILETTSTFQGGTGHQSLLNTNANHNPSQFQKPSYLMKNARNEQMSLYSRGSQAQVSPEEQQPELQQGQPLQNEQTQLEATSESQQPLDFDSTVKDLLGDDALNPGSQLTGQMVSELTSVASDFSSDIRLTSELSSSINDLDTNLLFDPSQQQGQYEDSTLEELKNDPLFQQICTENSVNFDWLESKDQHTVEMLG